From one Stigmatopora nigra isolate UIUO_SnigA chromosome 8, RoL_Snig_1.1, whole genome shotgun sequence genomic stretch:
- the LOC144201012 gene encoding uncharacterized protein LOC144201012 isoform X2, with protein sequence MLHWQRHKYKDMSGFTSNRLPPNTALPTRTPTPVYNTNPRPVGHSRAYNGFIPIQNNYVPIQNSFLQPNTLMAPPSMHFVPMSHQNIQPLPQNIETRPHIPGQTNFVPEVMLPNGMKMCPVGLLNGELLYKVTTANFTAPLPPTITKPKKKSKRIDDQYTEQTYVKKPLNAFMLFSKEHRQAVKDRSASTNIAVINETLGKMWHLLPEEEKGKYYELAEKEKRLHSQQHPDWSCRHNYGKKRYNKRIRDLTTGSVQATSTSELQEETAQPESDDEESPASLSVDSTNEQFCLEQKTPP encoded by the exons ATGTTACATTGGCAACGACATAA GTATAAGGACATGTCAGGCTTTACCTCCAACCGTTTACCTCCAAACACTGCTCTACCAACACGGACTCCTACGCCAGTCTACAACACAAACCCTCGGCCTGTAGGCCATAGTAGAGCTTATAATGGGTTTATTCCCATACAAAACAACTATGTGCCTATCCAGAACAGCTTCTTGCAGCCAAATACATTGATGGCTCCACCCAGTATGCATTTTGTACCAATGAGCCATCAGAATATTCAACCTCTTCCACAGAATATTGAAACACGTCCACACATTCCTGGACAG ACTAATTTTGTACCAGAGGTTATGCTGCCTAATGGCATGAAAATGTGTCCTGTTGGACTACT gaaTGGAGAACTGTTGTACAAGGTTACAACTGCTAACTTTACTGCTCCCCTTCCGCCCACAATAACCAAGCCAAA GAAGAAAAGTAAAAGAATTGATGACCAATACACGGAGCAAACATATGTCAAGAAGCCTTTAAATGCTTTCATGTTGTTCTCGAAAGAGCACCGGCAAGCAGTCAAAGATAGGTCTGCATCGACGAATATTGCTGTCATCAATGAGACCTTAGGAAAGATG TGGCATTTGCTGCCAGAGGAAGAAAAAGGCAAATATTATGAACTGGCTGAAAAAGAGAAGCGACTGCACTCTCAACAGCATCCAGACTGGTCTTGTCGCCACAACTAt GGCAAAAAAAGGTACAACAAAAGAATCCGAGACTTAACTACAGGCAGTGTGCAGG CAACATCGACATCTGAACTTCAAGAGGAAACGGCACAACCAGAAAGTGATGATGAAGAAAGCCCGGCTTCATTGTCAGTTGATTCAACAAATGAACAGTTctgtttggaacaaaaaacaccaccataa
- the LOC144201012 gene encoding uncharacterized protein LOC144201012 isoform X1 yields the protein MNKTSLEKFHHCVNILVRYKDMSGFTSNRLPPNTALPTRTPTPVYNTNPRPVGHSRAYNGFIPIQNNYVPIQNSFLQPNTLMAPPSMHFVPMSHQNIQPLPQNIETRPHIPGQTNFVPEVMLPNGMKMCPVGLLNGELLYKVTTANFTAPLPPTITKPKKKSKRIDDQYTEQTYVKKPLNAFMLFSKEHRQAVKDRSASTNIAVINETLGKMWHLLPEEEKGKYYELAEKEKRLHSQQHPDWSCRHNYGKKRYNKRIRDLTTGSVQATSTSELQEETAQPESDDEESPASLSVDSTNEQFCLEQKTPP from the exons ATGAATAAGACAAGTCTAGAAAAGTTCCATCATTGTGTCAACATATTAGTAAG GTATAAGGACATGTCAGGCTTTACCTCCAACCGTTTACCTCCAAACACTGCTCTACCAACACGGACTCCTACGCCAGTCTACAACACAAACCCTCGGCCTGTAGGCCATAGTAGAGCTTATAATGGGTTTATTCCCATACAAAACAACTATGTGCCTATCCAGAACAGCTTCTTGCAGCCAAATACATTGATGGCTCCACCCAGTATGCATTTTGTACCAATGAGCCATCAGAATATTCAACCTCTTCCACAGAATATTGAAACACGTCCACACATTCCTGGACAG ACTAATTTTGTACCAGAGGTTATGCTGCCTAATGGCATGAAAATGTGTCCTGTTGGACTACT gaaTGGAGAACTGTTGTACAAGGTTACAACTGCTAACTTTACTGCTCCCCTTCCGCCCACAATAACCAAGCCAAA GAAGAAAAGTAAAAGAATTGATGACCAATACACGGAGCAAACATATGTCAAGAAGCCTTTAAATGCTTTCATGTTGTTCTCGAAAGAGCACCGGCAAGCAGTCAAAGATAGGTCTGCATCGACGAATATTGCTGTCATCAATGAGACCTTAGGAAAGATG TGGCATTTGCTGCCAGAGGAAGAAAAAGGCAAATATTATGAACTGGCTGAAAAAGAGAAGCGACTGCACTCTCAACAGCATCCAGACTGGTCTTGTCGCCACAACTAt GGCAAAAAAAGGTACAACAAAAGAATCCGAGACTTAACTACAGGCAGTGTGCAGG CAACATCGACATCTGAACTTCAAGAGGAAACGGCACAACCAGAAAGTGATGATGAAGAAAGCCCGGCTTCATTGTCAGTTGATTCAACAAATGAACAGTTctgtttggaacaaaaaacaccaccataa
- the LOC144201011 gene encoding uncharacterized protein LOC144201011 codes for MNSDTRQILNNQCTLWTNMELSGFTTKGLPKNPAQATGSRYSTNPQPVASQSRGFNGFIPIQNCFMQASSIMAATRMQFVPMTHQTLHPHPQNTEPVAQVFDQTNFVPEVMLPNGMNMRPVGLLNGELLYKVTAPNYAAPLPPTVPRIKKINKKVDQTYVKKPPNAFMLFMKEHRQAVRHHSHLRNSADINKILGRMWHLLPAEEKAKYYELADKVKRLHSQQHPDWSWRHNYGKKEDCDDIEHGTNSVQAALVPEVEEGSGHAETEFEDDPDSLSLSSTTVQLSIEEHISQIYRKQPPALKQRSNHTPSRSPKHSSSRFLPDS; via the exons ATGAATTCAGATACGAGACAAATCCTCAACAATCAGTGCACACTGTGGACA AATATGGAACTGTCAGGTTTCACAACAAAAGGTCTCCCAAAAAATCCTGCTCAAGCAACCGGGTCAAGGTACAGCACTAATCCTCAACCAGTGGCCAGCCAAAGCAGAGGTTTTAATGGGTTTATTCCCATACAAAACTGTTTCATGCAAGCAAGTTCGATAATGGCTGCTACCAGAATGCAATTTGTGCCAATGACTCACCAAACTCTTCATCCCCATCCTCAAAATACAGAACCAGTTGCACAGGTCTTTGACCAG ACAAACTTTGTACCAGAGGTGATGCTACCTAATGGCATGAACATGCGTCCTGTTGGATTGCT GAATGGAGAACTTTTGTATAAAGTTACCGCTCCTAACTATGCTGCTCCTCTTCCACCAACAGTCCCCAGGATTAA GAAGATAAACAAAAAAGTGGATCAAACTTATGTCAAGAAGCCCCCAAATGCATTTATGTTATTCATGAAGGAACATCGACAAGCTGTTCGACACCATTCTCACTTGAGAAACAGTGCAGATATAAACAAAATTCTAGGAAGAATG TGGCATTTGCTACCTGCTGAAGAGAAGGCCAAGTATTATGAGTTGGCTGACAAAGTGAAACGCCTGCACTCTCAGCAGCATCCAGATTGGTCCTGGAGGCACAATTAT GGCAAGAAAGAAGACTGTGATGATATCGAGCATGGTACCAATAGTGTGCAAG CTGCGCTAGTGCCAGAGGTTGAGGAGGGAAGTGGACATGCTGAGACTGAGTTTGAAGACGACCCTGACTCCTTGTCCCTGAGTTCGACTACGGTACAACTCTCCATTGAAGAGCACATTTCCCAAATATACCGGAAACAGCCTCCTGCATTGAAACAGAGGAGTAACCACACGCCGTCCCGATCACCAAAGCATTCATCGTCAAGGTTCCTGCCGGACAGCTGA
- the LOC144200553 gene encoding transcription factor 7-like, whose protein sequence is MSSFPSNCLPQNPAQSSRPDGTSYMQTSPVMAAPSMLFVPMNHQDLPPLSQGNETLTHIHGETNFVPELMLPNGMTMRPVGLLNGELLYKVTAPSNIAPPIPAHASKLKRKAKKMDEQVTDQTYVKKPLNAFMLFSKEHRQSVKAKSSSTNTAVINETLGKMWHLLADKDKVRYYEKAEEERRLHAQQHPDWSCRHNYGKKRYSKRSKELNYSGPDLSNSEN, encoded by the exons ATGTCAAGTTTCCCGTCAAATTGCCTTCCTCAAAATCCTGCTCAATCTTCACGACCTGATGGAACAAG TTATATGCAGACATCTCCGGTGATGGCTGCTCCCAGCATGCTTTTTGTACCAATGAATCACCAGGATCTCCCGCCGCTTTCCCAGGGCAATGAGACACTTACCCATATCCATGGGGAG ACAAACTTTGTACCAGAGTTGATGTTGCCCAATGGGATGACCATGCGTCCAGTTGGATTGCT gAATGGCGAGCTTTTGTACAAAGTTACAGCTCCATCGAACATTGCTCCGCCGATTCCTGCCCACGCTTCCAAGCTAAA GAGgaaagctaaaaaaatggatgagcaAGTCACAGACCAAACATATGTTAAGAAGCCTCTAAATGCTTTTATGTTGTTCTCAAAAGAACACAGACAATCTGTCAAGGCCAAGTCTTCCTCTACAAATACTGCTGTTATAAATGAAACCTTAGGAAAGATG TGGCATTTGCTGGCTGATAAAGACAAGGTCAGATATTACGAGAAGGCTGAAGAAGAGAGGAGACTTCATGCGCAGCAGCATCCAGACTGGTCCTGCCGCCACAACTAT GGCAAAAAAAGGTACAGTAAAAGGAGCAAGGAATTGAACTACAGCGGTCCTGACCTCTCAAATAGTGAAAACTAA